One stretch of Aquimarina sp. Aq107 DNA includes these proteins:
- a CDS encoding OmpA family protein, with translation MKKVFTLIAISGALMTTSCVSKKKYLALEEDLNNTRSTLQKTTVEKEELESKFAKIEARVADYNAKINSLKDSNDEKMVMVDNLAVISNNTKEKMKQTLSQVDPEKLQGARTLEDSMNLAVSHNLKSSLDDSLKEDEDISIDIDNTVVMISISDKMLFNSGSYRVSNKANDILEKLAQVINSEPSLDVMIEGHTDPRTISTPALEDNWDLSVKRATSITRLLQKKYNVDPSKLIASGRSSYQPLVENDTEENMAINRRTRIVLLPNLDKFFAMLSSN, from the coding sequence ATGAAAAAAGTATTCACATTAATTGCAATATCGGGGGCTTTAATGACCACATCTTGCGTTTCGAAAAAGAAGTATTTAGCTCTGGAAGAAGATCTAAATAACACTCGTAGTACATTACAGAAAACAACAGTTGAAAAAGAAGAATTAGAATCTAAATTTGCTAAAATAGAAGCAAGAGTAGCTGATTATAATGCAAAAATAAATTCGTTAAAAGATTCTAATGATGAGAAAATGGTAATGGTAGATAACCTTGCGGTAATATCTAACAATACTAAAGAAAAAATGAAACAAACATTATCTCAGGTAGATCCAGAAAAACTTCAAGGAGCAAGAACTCTAGAAGATTCAATGAATTTAGCTGTTTCTCATAACCTAAAAAGTTCTTTAGACGATAGTTTAAAGGAGGATGAGGATATTTCTATCGACATTGATAACACTGTTGTGATGATTTCTATTTCTGATAAAATGCTATTTAATAGCGGAAGCTATCGTGTTAGTAACAAAGCAAATGATATATTAGAAAAATTAGCTCAAGTTATTAACTCTGAACCAAGTCTTGATGTAATGATTGAAGGTCACACTGATCCAAGAACGATTAGCACACCTGCATTAGAAGATAACTGGGACTTAAGTGTAAAAAGAGCAACTTCTATCACAAGATTATTACAAAAGAAGTATAATGTTGACCCATCTAAGTTAATCGCCTCTGGAAGAAGTAGCTATCAACCTTTAGTAGAAAATGATACAGAAGAGAATATGGCTATTAATAGACGTACTAGAATTGTATTATTACCAAATCTAGACAAGTTCTTTGCGATGCTATCATCAAACTAA
- a CDS encoding M57 family metalloprotease, translated as MKKITLLMLCLMVLITNFSCQKKEINEEIQETHKKPTKEQLTKLFNMGVNIDDVTIQEITTLDGKTNTYLISGDITIPIDNLKSYSDLKPLNGDNKQYRDTNLVSPNYRDIDILGYTGGNFALTSKMQTALRWAVNNYNALSNSLNFNLTFGTDFSNADMVVYKINIASGGGNASFPNTLGEPYKWVRINAGTDAYTTNVNEHVIGHEIGHCIGLRHQDWYNRQSCGYSGPLPAEPPAIWIPGTPTSAYADSIMQACFGTTEDGEFTDTDKTALNILY; from the coding sequence ATGAAAAAAATCACATTGTTAATGCTTTGTCTTATGGTTCTTATAACCAACTTCTCCTGTCAGAAAAAAGAAATTAATGAAGAAATCCAAGAAACACATAAGAAACCTACTAAAGAACAACTCACCAAGCTATTTAATATGGGAGTGAATATTGACGATGTTACTATCCAAGAAATTACCACTTTGGATGGCAAAACGAATACCTATTTAATATCTGGGGATATTACTATCCCAATAGATAATCTTAAATCTTATTCAGATTTAAAACCTTTAAATGGTGACAATAAACAATATAGAGATACTAATTTAGTCTCTCCTAATTATAGAGATATTGATATATTAGGATATACTGGAGGAAATTTTGCATTGACTTCTAAAATGCAAACTGCACTACGCTGGGCAGTTAATAATTATAATGCATTATCCAATAGTTTAAATTTCAATCTTACTTTTGGTACTGATTTCAGTAATGCGGATATGGTAGTTTATAAAATTAATATAGCCAGCGGAGGTGGAAATGCTAGTTTTCCGAACACACTTGGAGAGCCTTATAAATGGGTTAGAATCAACGCAGGAACAGATGCATATACAACCAACGTAAATGAACACGTAATAGGCCATGAAATTGGCCATTGTATTGGCCTTAGACATCAGGATTGGTATAATCGACAAAGCTGTGGTTACTCTGGTCCTCTTCCAGCAGAACCACCTGCTATTTGGATTCCAGGAACACCAACATCTGCTTACGCTGATTCTATAATGCAAGCTTGTTTTGGAACTACAGAAGATGGAGAATTTACCGATACGGATAAAACAGCATTAAACATTTTATATTAA
- a CDS encoding DUF2541 family protein has protein sequence MENKKRQKLILPFLMVLFLVASSFSTAKIKWEHLGSRTVNYKIDRDVIKVTAKDGAFKKLKVKVTNGSINMHRIVVQYGNGEKQVIQVKKNFKKGSATRVIDLKGNKRIIRDITFFYDTKNFSKNRAKVHVFGKH, from the coding sequence ATGGAAAATAAAAAAAGGCAAAAACTAATCCTACCATTTTTAATGGTATTATTTTTAGTAGCAAGCAGCTTTAGTACAGCTAAAATAAAATGGGAACATTTAGGGTCTAGAACAGTAAATTATAAAATTGATAGAGATGTTATTAAAGTAACAGCAAAAGATGGTGCATTTAAAAAACTAAAAGTAAAGGTTACCAATGGTTCTATAAATATGCATCGAATAGTTGTACAATATGGAAATGGAGAAAAACAAGTAATTCAAGTAAAAAAGAACTTCAAAAAAGGAAGTGCGACTAGAGTCATTGATTTAAAAGGTAACAAACGAATAATAAGAGATATTACTTTTTTCTACGACACCAAAAACTTTTCTAAAAACAGAGCAAAAGTACATGTATTCGGAAAGCACTGA
- a CDS encoding class I SAM-dependent rRNA methyltransferase, whose protein sequence is MMNIIPQINTQRLAIKLKPSAEKMVKRGHPWVFENSIIKQSAKGNSGDLAIIYDSKKNTIIAIGLYDPYSPIRIKVIQFKKAAQINDEWFGHRILQAYNIRKELLKSKTNSYRLIFGENDQMPGFIADVYDTVLVIKLYSHIWFPYINWILPHLIENTGCKTVVMRLSRSLQTRGETYNLKDGDVVFGDLENEVVVFEEHGVLFSANVIKGHKTGYFLDHRHNRKRVGDLANGKTVLDVFSYAGGFSVHALAGNATEVVSLDISRQALEMAKDNASLNKHSGNHDIMVVDAFEGLQSLINNNRKFNIVVIDPPSFAKRESEIVKAKNSYARLARLGTQLVSKKGILVLASCSSRIKAEDFFNICHENISQSGRNFSVLEKTYHDIDHPITFEEGAYLKCVYYQMS, encoded by the coding sequence ATGATGAATATTATCCCGCAAATCAATACTCAAAGATTAGCAATAAAACTTAAGCCCTCTGCAGAAAAAATGGTAAAAAGAGGCCACCCTTGGGTTTTTGAAAATAGTATTATTAAACAAAGTGCTAAAGGAAATTCAGGAGATTTAGCTATTATATATGACAGCAAAAAGAATACTATTATTGCAATAGGCTTATATGATCCGTACTCTCCAATTAGAATTAAAGTAATTCAGTTTAAGAAAGCAGCACAAATAAATGACGAATGGTTTGGTCATAGAATTCTGCAAGCTTATAATATTAGAAAAGAGTTATTGAAATCAAAGACAAATAGTTATCGATTAATATTTGGTGAGAATGACCAAATGCCAGGTTTTATTGCAGATGTATATGATACTGTTTTAGTGATAAAATTATATTCTCATATTTGGTTTCCATATATAAATTGGATCTTACCTCATTTAATTGAAAATACAGGATGTAAAACTGTTGTAATGAGACTAAGCAGATCATTACAAACTAGAGGGGAAACATATAATTTAAAAGATGGAGATGTAGTCTTTGGTGACTTAGAGAACGAAGTAGTAGTGTTCGAAGAACATGGAGTTTTGTTTTCTGCTAATGTAATTAAAGGTCATAAAACTGGATATTTCTTAGATCATAGGCATAATAGAAAAAGAGTAGGTGATCTTGCTAATGGTAAAACAGTGTTGGATGTATTTTCTTATGCGGGTGGTTTTTCTGTACATGCGTTAGCTGGTAATGCTACAGAAGTTGTGAGCCTCGATATAAGTAGACAAGCTCTGGAAATGGCAAAGGATAATGCTTCTTTAAATAAACATTCGGGAAACCACGATATAATGGTTGTAGATGCTTTCGAAGGGTTACAGAGTCTTATAAATAATAACAGGAAATTTAATATTGTTGTCATTGATCCTCCATCTTTTGCTAAGAGAGAAAGTGAAATTGTTAAAGCAAAAAACAGTTATGCTAGGTTAGCTAGACTTGGAACTCAATTGGTTAGTAAAAAAGGAATTTTAGTTTTAGCTTCATGTTCTTCTAGGATTAAAGCAGAAGATTTTTTTAATATATGTCATGAAAACATTTCTCAGAGTGGAAGAAATTTTAGTGTTTTAGAAAAAACATATCACGATATAGACCATCCGATAACGTTTGAAGAAGGAGCGTATTTAAAGTGTGTGTATTATCAAATGAGTTAA
- the lon gene encoding endopeptidase La: MTKSKLTTLDSLSFQGINEDAELIPLMTPEDEEEIDKEELPETLPILPLRNTVLFPGVVIPITAGRDKSIKLLNEANNGNKTIGVVSQKEEDVENPTSKDINKIGVVARILRVLKMPDGNTTVILQGKKRFKIDEILEEEPYIKARVLEVPETRPAKENQEFNTIIDSIKELALEIIKESPNIPSEASFAIKNIESNSFLINFVSSNLNLPVDEKQKILEIDNIKDRALATLKYMNLEFQKLELRNDIQNKVQHDMSQQQREYFLHQQMKTIQEELGGVSHEDEIEEMQVRSKDKKWDENVKKHFDKELSKMRRMNPQVAEYSIQRNYLDLFLDLPWNEFSKDKFDLKRAKKILDRDHYGLDEVKKRIIEYLAVLKLRNDMKSPILCLYGPPGVGKTSLGKSIAEALGREYVRISLGGLRDEAEIRGHRKTYIGAMPGRIIQSLKKAGTSNPVFVLDEIDKLSVGNQGDPSSALLEVLDPEQNSEFHDNFLEMGFDLSKVMFIATSNSLNTIQPALRDRMEIINVTGYTIEEKVEIAKQHLLPKQLVEHGLDKSHLKIGKVQLEKIVEGYTRESGVRGLEKQIAKMVRFAAKNIAMEETYNVKVSNDDVVEVLGVPRLERDKYENNEVAGVVTGLAWTSVGGDILFIESILSKGKGSLTITGNLGKVMKESATIAMEYIKANADVLGINQDIFSNYNVHIHVPEGATPKDGPSAGITMLTSLVSLFTQRKVKKSIAMTGEITLRGKVLPVGGIKEKILAAKRAHIKEILLCEDNKRDIDEIKAEYLKGLKFHYVKEMSEVLELALTKSKVKNAKKL, encoded by the coding sequence ATGACGAAATCCAAATTAACAACTCTTGACAGTTTGTCATTTCAAGGAATAAATGAAGATGCAGAATTAATACCTTTAATGACACCTGAAGATGAAGAGGAAATCGATAAAGAAGAACTTCCGGAAACACTTCCTATATTGCCATTGAGAAATACTGTTTTATTCCCAGGAGTAGTGATTCCAATTACTGCTGGTCGTGATAAATCAATTAAGCTTCTTAATGAAGCAAATAATGGAAACAAAACGATTGGAGTAGTTTCTCAAAAGGAAGAAGATGTAGAAAATCCTACTTCTAAGGATATAAATAAAATTGGAGTAGTAGCGAGAATCTTAAGAGTTCTTAAGATGCCAGATGGAAATACAACTGTTATTTTACAAGGTAAAAAAAGGTTTAAGATAGATGAGATCTTAGAAGAAGAACCATATATTAAAGCAAGAGTATTAGAAGTTCCGGAAACCAGACCTGCTAAAGAAAATCAGGAGTTTAATACGATTATTGATTCTATAAAAGAATTGGCTTTAGAAATTATAAAGGAAAGTCCTAATATTCCTTCAGAAGCATCTTTTGCTATTAAAAATATTGAAAGTAACTCTTTTCTAATCAATTTTGTTTCTTCTAATCTAAATTTACCAGTAGACGAAAAACAAAAAATATTAGAGATTGATAATATCAAGGATAGGGCCTTAGCTACGTTGAAGTATATGAATTTAGAGTTTCAGAAATTGGAACTAAGAAATGATATACAAAATAAGGTTCAGCATGATATGAGCCAGCAACAGCGTGAGTATTTCCTTCATCAACAGATGAAAACCATTCAGGAGGAACTAGGTGGTGTCTCACATGAAGATGAAATAGAGGAAATGCAGGTTAGAAGTAAGGATAAGAAATGGGATGAAAATGTAAAGAAACATTTTGACAAAGAATTGTCTAAGATGCGTCGTATGAATCCGCAAGTAGCCGAATATTCTATTCAACGTAATTATTTAGATCTATTTTTAGATTTGCCATGGAATGAATTTAGTAAAGATAAATTTGATCTAAAACGTGCCAAGAAAATTCTTGATCGTGATCATTACGGTTTAGATGAAGTTAAAAAACGTATCATAGAATATTTAGCAGTACTAAAGCTGCGTAATGATATGAAATCACCGATACTATGTTTGTACGGTCCTCCGGGAGTTGGTAAGACATCATTAGGGAAGTCTATTGCCGAAGCATTAGGTAGAGAATATGTACGTATATCATTAGGTGGTTTGCGAGATGAAGCAGAAATTAGAGGGCATAGAAAGACATATATAGGTGCCATGCCAGGTCGTATTATCCAAAGCCTTAAAAAAGCGGGAACAAGCAATCCAGTTTTTGTTTTGGATGAGATAGATAAACTTTCTGTAGGAAACCAAGGAGATCCTTCTTCTGCTTTATTAGAAGTGCTTGATCCTGAACAAAACTCTGAATTTCATGATAATTTCTTAGAAATGGGGTTTGATCTTTCTAAAGTCATGTTTATTGCTACTTCTAACAGCCTTAATACAATTCAGCCAGCTTTAAGAGATCGTATGGAGATTATTAATGTAACCGGATATACGATAGAAGAGAAAGTTGAAATTGCAAAACAGCATTTATTACCAAAACAATTGGTTGAACACGGATTGGATAAATCTCATTTGAAAATTGGAAAGGTACAATTAGAGAAGATCGTAGAAGGATATACAAGAGAATCTGGTGTTCGTGGATTAGAAAAGCAAATTGCTAAAATGGTACGGTTCGCTGCTAAAAATATAGCAATGGAAGAGACCTATAATGTAAAAGTAAGTAATGACGATGTTGTAGAGGTTTTAGGAGTTCCTAGATTAGAGCGTGATAAATATGAGAATAATGAAGTAGCGGGTGTTGTTACCGGATTAGCTTGGACTAGTGTAGGTGGTGATATTTTATTTATAGAATCAATTCTTTCTAAAGGAAAAGGAAGCCTAACAATTACCGGTAATTTAGGAAAAGTAATGAAGGAATCTGCAACTATTGCTATGGAGTATATCAAAGCTAATGCAGATGTTTTAGGAATTAATCAAGATATTTTTAGCAACTATAATGTTCATATTCATGTTCCAGAAGGAGCTACGCCAAAGGATGGTCCTAGTGCAGGAATTACAATGCTTACATCATTAGTTTCACTATTTACTCAAAGAAAAGTGAAAAAGAGTATTGCTATGACAGGTGAGATTACACTAAGAGGTAAGGTGTTACCTGTTGGTGGAATTAAAGAAAAAATCCTGGCTGCAAAAAGAGCTCATATCAAAGAAATATTATTGTGTGAGGATAATAAGAGAGATATTGATGAAATTAAAGCGGAATATCTTAAAGGATTAAAATTCCACTACGTTAAAGAAATGAGTGAAGTCTTAGAGTTGGCATTAACCAAGAGTAAGGTAAAGAATGCTAAAAAATTATAA
- a CDS encoding RNA polymerase sigma factor, translating to MTLTKLNTEQLIEKCRKQDQSAQMEIYNRYYKAMYNTAYRIIKNSAEAEDVMQEAFLTAFTKLSMLEDNKVFGAWLKKIVVNSSLTISRKRNIYGEVPLETIEYALTDETEGIVREDLTSVKANTVLNTLKELKESYSTALSLHLIEGYDYEEICGILNISYSNCRTLISRAKESLRKKLIVT from the coding sequence TTGACACTAACCAAACTAAATACTGAGCAACTGATAGAAAAGTGCCGTAAGCAAGATCAGAGTGCGCAGATGGAAATTTATAACAGATACTATAAAGCTATGTACAACACAGCTTATAGAATTATAAAAAATTCTGCAGAAGCTGAAGATGTGATGCAAGAAGCTTTCTTAACAGCATTTACCAAACTGTCAATGTTAGAAGACAACAAGGTATTTGGAGCTTGGTTAAAAAAGATAGTTGTTAATTCTAGTCTTACAATATCTCGTAAGCGAAATATTTATGGTGAGGTCCCTTTAGAAACCATTGAATATGCACTTACAGATGAAACAGAAGGGATTGTAAGAGAAGATTTGACTAGTGTTAAAGCTAATACAGTTTTAAATACTTTAAAAGAATTAAAAGAAAGCTATAGTACCGCATTGTCATTGCACTTGATAGAAGGTTATGATTATGAAGAGATTTGTGGAATATTAAATATATCATATTCTAATTGCCGTACACTGATTTCTCGCGCGAAAGAAAGTTTACGTAAAAAATTAATAGTTACATGA
- a CDS encoding head GIN domain-containing protein, with product MRTVTIILGLALCSITSINAQWWGKGKKIEGNGNVVTKNRNLSSYDQVKLKGSLDVALVAGTEGNIKIEAESNLIPHVITEVEGDVLKIYVEKEYYLKPSRNKIILITVPFKDISKVSLSGSGDIYSKDTIKAESFETRVSGSGDVGLEVQAKELEGSVSGSGDLTLKGSAENLELNVTGSGDVRAYDLRAKNVDASVTGSGDIKLTSTHYLKARVTGSGDIDYQGNPEKEDKKVSGSGDITKH from the coding sequence ATGAGAACAGTAACAATCATTTTAGGCTTAGCATTATGCAGTATAACATCAATAAATGCGCAATGGTGGGGAAAAGGAAAAAAAATAGAAGGAAATGGCAATGTAGTAACTAAAAACAGAAATTTATCAAGCTACGATCAAGTAAAACTAAAAGGTAGTTTAGATGTCGCTTTAGTTGCTGGAACCGAAGGTAATATTAAAATTGAAGCAGAAAGCAATCTAATTCCTCACGTAATCACTGAGGTAGAAGGCGATGTTCTAAAAATCTATGTAGAAAAAGAATATTATTTAAAACCAAGTAGAAATAAAATAATTCTTATTACAGTACCTTTTAAAGATATATCTAAAGTAAGTTTATCTGGATCAGGAGATATTTATTCCAAAGATACTATAAAGGCAGAATCTTTTGAAACTAGAGTTTCTGGATCAGGAGATGTTGGATTAGAAGTACAAGCTAAAGAACTAGAAGGATCTGTATCTGGTAGTGGTGATTTAACGTTAAAAGGTTCTGCAGAAAATCTAGAATTAAATGTAACTGGTTCTGGAGATGTGAGAGCATATGACCTAAGAGCAAAAAATGTAGATGCATCTGTGACAGGTTCTGGAGATATTAAATTAACATCTACCCATTATTTAAAAGCACGTGTAACAGGTTCAGGAGACATTGATTATCAAGGGAATCCAGAAAAAGAAGATAAAAAAGTTTCAGGATCTGGTGATATCACAAAACACTAA
- a CDS encoding tyrosine-protein phosphatase — protein sequence MHFLSKKEIHLKEIIPQGYVDMHSHLLPNIDDGVKTVYQSAYIIEQFGNLGVKKIITTPHVMQEVWPNTSEIIKSKHQEMKRVLSTLDLDIILEASAEYMLDDLFYQRIKANDIIPLHEKYILVEMSTFSAPINLTELLFEIKLAGYSPILAHPERYSFYQDHMDKYIELKESGFLFQLNLLSVSGFYGEKVKNKAIKLLAEGFYDFAGSDVHNYHQFEVLEKGFLPKNAEKISALMKKNLSFN from the coding sequence TTGCATTTTTTATCAAAGAAAGAAATTCATCTTAAAGAGATCATTCCGCAAGGTTATGTAGATATGCATTCTCATTTATTACCTAATATAGATGATGGAGTCAAAACTGTATATCAATCTGCTTATATTATTGAACAATTTGGAAATTTAGGAGTAAAAAAAATTATTACTACACCACACGTAATGCAAGAGGTATGGCCAAATACCTCGGAGATAATTAAAAGTAAGCATCAAGAAATGAAACGAGTCTTATCTACATTAGATCTTGATATCATACTAGAAGCTAGTGCAGAATATATGTTGGATGACTTATTTTATCAAAGAATAAAAGCAAATGATATTATACCATTACATGAAAAATATATACTCGTTGAAATGTCTACTTTTAGTGCGCCAATTAATTTAACTGAACTTCTTTTCGAAATTAAACTAGCAGGGTACTCTCCTATTTTAGCACATCCAGAACGGTATTCATTTTACCAAGATCATATGGATAAATACATCGAATTAAAGGAGTCAGGATTTTTATTTCAACTCAATTTACTTTCTGTTTCGGGGTTTTATGGAGAGAAAGTTAAAAACAAAGCGATAAAACTACTCGCTGAAGGTTTTTATGATTTTGCCGGCTCTGATGTGCATAATTATCATCAGTTCGAGGTTCTTGAAAAAGGTTTTTTACCAAAAAATGCCGAAAAAATTTCGGCATTGATGAAAAAGAATCTATCCTTTAACTAG
- a CDS encoding tyrosine-protein kinase, translated as MISNNNSDNSTDNSTFIDAPKSSFNFRDEILKYVKKWYWFLLSVVVFGTLAYLHIRYTIPQYNVSGTILISQEESVSESELSAFKDLGLLDDSKNKIENEIQIIKSRTLLTNVVNNLKLNVQYFTKGRVLESENYPKSLIEINFLSADSIVHTKSKNFRVLINSQTSFSFVDKEGQKLSDHSFGKTINTSIGDIVITPNIDGIESNKGKVIHIKITPVNIVAQSYRNKLSVITIGKGSSIVKLSLNDPVKEKAKDIINNLVEEYNKSTIENKKLTSARTAGFINERLDLISGDLSEVDDEAAGYKSKFGLTNDVSAQTQRVADIDSRNLQEINRFETQLRKIESTRRFVLSQDGKYDILPSTLGFDDPSITSTVARYNGLISQRKRLLKSSSVQNPVVVNIDEQIGSLRQGLIASLNGAKNSINISLNSLRTQDKYFSGQLYNAPLRQKELTAIGREQGIKEQLYLYLLQKREEAEITSHITLSNARVIDKASTLGSYPVSPNKKMIYFGAIFFGFALPFLTIYLLDLFNTKVNSREDLERSLSMPILGAIPKTKSKKSKIVVSRNSRSSIAEAFRILRTNLGFLMAGTHKETGKIIFVTSTISGEGKTLVSSNLAKTLAISGKKVAYLGTDFRDPKFHNFFELQKGKDTPGFTNFIMNLDIKPEDVVYEQGENDPLFVVPSGVIPPNPAELLMNDRVKEMFDYLGDNYDYIVVDTAPVSLVTDTLLIGHFSDLSIYIVRENYSDKRILQVPENFYREKRLPNMAVLLNAAGDKVGYGYGYGYGAKD; from the coding sequence ATGATTTCTAATAATAATTCCGATAATAGTACTGATAACAGCACTTTTATAGATGCACCTAAGTCAAGTTTCAATTTTAGAGATGAAATTTTAAAGTATGTAAAAAAATGGTATTGGTTTTTACTAAGTGTTGTTGTTTTTGGAACTTTAGCTTATTTACATATACGCTATACCATACCGCAATATAATGTGTCTGGTACAATTTTAATTTCTCAGGAAGAGAGTGTTAGTGAATCAGAACTGTCAGCTTTTAAAGACCTTGGTTTACTAGATGATTCTAAGAATAAAATAGAAAATGAGATTCAGATTATAAAATCCAGAACATTGCTTACCAATGTAGTTAATAATTTGAAATTAAATGTTCAATATTTTACCAAAGGTAGGGTTCTTGAATCGGAAAATTATCCTAAATCTTTAATTGAGATTAATTTTTTATCTGCAGATTCTATAGTTCATACAAAATCAAAGAATTTTAGAGTTTTAATTAATTCGCAGACTTCTTTTTCGTTCGTAGATAAAGAAGGACAGAAATTGAGTGATCACTCTTTTGGAAAGACTATTAATACTAGTATTGGAGATATCGTAATAACTCCAAACATTGATGGAATAGAATCAAACAAAGGAAAAGTTATACATATTAAAATAACTCCGGTAAATATTGTAGCTCAGAGTTATAGAAATAAATTATCTGTTATTACGATAGGCAAAGGATCTTCAATCGTAAAATTGTCTTTAAATGATCCAGTAAAGGAAAAGGCAAAAGATATCATCAACAATTTGGTAGAGGAGTATAATAAATCTACTATTGAAAATAAGAAATTGACATCTGCTAGAACAGCTGGTTTTATTAATGAGAGATTAGATCTAATTTCTGGTGACTTGTCTGAAGTGGATGATGAAGCTGCAGGTTATAAATCTAAATTTGGATTGACTAATGATGTGTCTGCACAAACGCAAAGAGTTGCCGATATTGATTCTAGAAATTTACAAGAAATTAATAGATTTGAAACTCAATTAAGAAAAATTGAATCAACTAGACGTTTTGTGCTTAGTCAAGATGGTAAATATGATATTTTACCTTCAACACTTGGTTTTGATGATCCTTCGATTACATCAACCGTAGCTCGTTATAATGGATTAATAAGTCAACGAAAAAGACTATTAAAATCTTCTAGTGTACAAAATCCCGTTGTAGTTAATATTGATGAGCAAATTGGTTCTTTAAGACAAGGGTTAATTGCTAGTTTAAACGGTGCAAAAAACTCTATTAACATAAGTTTGAATAGTTTAAGGACTCAAGACAAGTATTTTAGTGGACAATTGTATAATGCGCCACTAAGACAAAAGGAGTTGACTGCTATCGGAAGAGAACAAGGTATAAAAGAACAATTATATCTATATTTATTACAAAAACGAGAAGAAGCCGAGATTACAAGTCATATCACATTATCGAATGCACGTGTAATTGATAAGGCATCTACTTTAGGTTCTTACCCAGTATCACCAAATAAAAAGATGATTTATTTTGGAGCGATATTTTTTGGTTTTGCGTTGCCTTTTTTGACTATCTATTTATTAGATCTATTCAATACTAAGGTAAATTCTAGAGAAGACTTAGAAAGATCGTTATCTATGCCAATTTTAGGAGCTATACCAAAAACAAAAAGTAAGAAAAGTAAGATTGTGGTTTCTAGAAATAGCCGATCATCTATTGCAGAAGCCTTCAGGATTCTTAGGACAAATTTAGGTTTCTTAATGGCAGGTACGCATAAGGAAACTGGTAAAATTATTTTTGTTACTTCTACAATTTCTGGAGAGGGGAAGACCTTAGTTTCTTCTAATCTAGCAAAAACATTGGCAATATCCGGAAAAAAAGTGGCATACTTAGGGACTGATTTTCGTGATCCAAAATTTCATAATTTCTTTGAATTACAAAAAGGGAAAGATACTCCTGGGTTTACCAATTTTATTATGAATTTGGATATTAAGCCAGAAGATGTTGTATATGAACAAGGAGAAAATGACCCTCTTTTTGTAGTACCTTCTGGTGTGATACCTCCTAATCCAGCTGAATTATTGATGAATGATAGAGTGAAGGAAATGTTCGATTATTTAGGAGATAATTATGACTATATAGTTGTAGATACAGCACCAGTAAGTTTGGTAACGGATACTTTATTGATTGGGCATTTTTCTGATTTAAGCATTTACATCGTAAGAGAAAATTACTCAGATAAAAGAATACTCCAAGTTCCAGAAAATTTCTATAGAGAAAAACGTCTTCCTAATATGGCGGTATTACTAAATGCAGCAGGTGATAAGGTAGGATATGGTTATGGTTATGGATACGGAGCAAAAGACTAG